A portion of the Streptomyces sp. NBC_00376 genome contains these proteins:
- a CDS encoding type II toxin-antitoxin system PemK/MazF family toxin, whose amino-acid sequence MDMSWWWIALVLVVLLALVAAVADGRGRGGHRPRGSSRRSAGAGTRSGGRPGGRTRPPAGPGRGPGPEHRPRPGEIWWAEVPYEDGPGAKDRPCLVLSVRGDSALVAKITSKYHEERPGVIALPAGTVGDARDRASFLETDELREVAVRGFRRRVGVVDAGVWERVRGLA is encoded by the coding sequence ATGGACATGTCCTGGTGGTGGATCGCGCTCGTTCTTGTCGTGCTGCTCGCGCTCGTCGCGGCGGTCGCCGATGGGCGGGGGCGGGGCGGGCACCGGCCCCGTGGAAGTTCCCGCAGGTCGGCGGGGGCGGGGACGCGGTCCGGTGGGCGTCCGGGTGGTCGGACGCGTCCGCCGGCGGGGCCCGGCCGTGGGCCTGGGCCGGAGCACCGGCCGCGGCCGGGTGAGATCTGGTGGGCCGAGGTGCCGTACGAGGACGGGCCGGGGGCGAAGGACCGGCCGTGTCTGGTGCTGTCGGTACGGGGTGACTCGGCGCTCGTCGCGAAGATCACCAGCAAGTACCACGAGGAGCGGCCCGGGGTGATCGCGCTGCCTGCGGGAACGGTGGGTGACGCGCGGGACAGGGCGAGCTTCCTGGAGACGGACGAGCTGCGGGAGGTGGCCGTGCGCGGGTTCCGGCGGCGGGTGGGTGTCGTGGACGCGGGGGTGTGGGAGCGGGTGCGGGGGCTGGCGTGA